The Desulfoplanes formicivorans genomic sequence GGGTGGAGGTCAGGGGACTGGGGCGCATGAGGAGCATCATCGGCCTGTGTCCCGGCCAATCCCGGCAGCAAGGGCTCTCTGGTGACCATTTCCCGGACGGCCTGGCCGTGCTGGCGTTTGGATGATTTCTCCAGTTGCTCCAGGATCTCCCTGGCCCGTTGCACCACCGGCATGGGAACCCCGGCCAGTCGGGCCACTTCGATGCCGTAACTGCGATCCGCCGGCCCAGGTACGAGACGACGCAGAAAAATGATCTCTCCCTTCCATTCCTTGACCGCGATATTCAGATTCCTGACCTGATCAATGTCCCCCTCCAGCCCAGTCAATTCATGATAGTGGGTGGCAAACAGGGTCCGGATGCCTCCCTGGCGTCGGGCCAGCTCTTCCACAACGGCCCAGGCCAGGGACAACCCGTCAAAGGTGGAGGTGCCGCGGCCGATCTCGTCAAGAATGATCAGGCTTCGTTTGCCGGCCTGGCGAAGAATTCTTGCTGTTTCACTCATCTCCACCATGAAGGTGGATTGACCCTGGGCCAGGTTGTCCGAAGCCCCCACGCGGGAAAAAATCCGGTCGCATAATCCGAGATATGCTTGTTCCGCAGGAACCAGCGAGCCCATCTGGGCCATGATCATGATCAAGGCGGTCTGCCGCAGGACCGTGGACTTGCCAGCCATGTTGGGCCCGGTAACCAGGAGCACCTTGCCGTCCTCGCCCATGTGCAGGTCATTGGGAATGTAACTGGCGCTTCCCTGTACCGCCTCCACCACGGGATGTCTGCCGCCCTTGATGGACAATTCCAGCCCTGTATGCAGGCGGGGCGCCACCCAGGACCATCGGCGAGCCGCATGCCCCAGGCCCTGCCAGTAATCAATCTGAGCCAGAATTCCGGCCATGGCCATGAACCTGTCGCGCATGGCAGCGACCTGTTCCCTGAGACGGGTGAACAAATCATACTCCCGGCTCTTGCGCTTCTGTGCGGCGGAAAGGAGCTTTTCTTCCAGCTCCTTGAGCTCCTGGGTGATGTAGCGTTCGCTGTTCACCAGGGTTTGACGCCGGATGAAATGCTCGGGAACCGGTTCCTTGCTCGCCTTGCTCAGTTCGAAATAGTATCCGAAAACCCGGTTGAATCCGAGTTTGAGTTTGGAAAGATGGTTTTCCTGCTGTTCCTTGTCCCTGAGCCTGGTCAGGGTAGCTTCACCATGTTCGGTCAACTCGATGAGTTCGTCCAGCTGGGCATCAAAGCCCTGCTTGAAAAGACCGCCTTCAGTGATCAGATGATTGGGATTGTCAAGCAGGGCTCGCTGGAGCAGCTCGCCAAGGGCCTCCAGATTGTCCCACCCGGCAAGAACCTTTTTCAGCAACCGGGGTGGCTGGGCAACCTCCTGAAGCAGCTCCTGCAACCGGGGAAACCGGGACAGACTCTGGCGAAGGGCTACAAAATCCTTGGGTGTGCACCGATTGAGATAAATCCGGGTGCTCAACCGTTCCACATCATACACCGTGTCCAGAGCCGCGCGCACCTTGTCGGTCAGTTCAGGATCATTGAAAAAAAGCCGGACAACTTCCTGGTTGGCCTCTATGGGCGCCAGATCCTTGAAAGGTTGATGCAGACGTTTTCCCAGCAACCGCTTGCCCATGGGCGTCATGGTCTGATCCATGACATGGAGCAGGGTGCCTTTGCCCTTGCGCCCATCCATGCGGGTGAACAATTCCAGATTGCGTTCGGTCACCTCGTCGAGCATGACCTGACCGGAAAGATGCAGCGGTGAAAACGGAGCCAGGCACGTCAGATCCTGTTTCTGGGTCTGGGTCAGATAGGCGACAATGGCCCCGCAGCACCTAACGAGCAGAGGCTTGTCAGCCAGATCAAGGACATCGAGGCTGGCAACCTGTTGAGCCCGCAACACTCGGTCCTGGGCACCCTTGGGATCAAAATAGCCTGCAATGGGAACATGCGTCACCCGAGCAGTCATCTGTCCCTGACCGGCCGGGATGCGGCAGTCCCTGGGAAGCAGCAGTTCCCGGGGAGCGACCTTGCCCACCCATTGCCAAAGAACATCAGGGTCCCTGGATACCAAACCCGTCCATTCCCCGGTGGTGCAGTCGGCCCAGGCCAGTCCACCACCTGACTGATCATCCAGAAACAGGGCGGCCAGAAACTGGTTTTCTCCCTGATCATGGACCAGATCTTCGACAACCGTTCCGGGAGTGAGCACGCGGGTCACTTCCCGTTTGACAAGCCCCTTGGCTTCCTTGGGGTCTTCCACCTGATCGCAGATGGCAATTTTGAATCCCTTTTCAAGGAGCTGCTTGAGATATTCATTTTTGGCGTGATGCGGTACCCCGCACATGGGCACGGGATGGTCGGCATGGGGATTGCGCGAGGTGAGAGCGATTTGCAGTTCACGAGACGCCTTTTCCGCATCCTCGAAAAAAAGTTCGTAAAAATCAC encodes the following:
- the mutS gene encoding DNA mismatch repair protein MutS, encoding MSKPKLTPMLEQYLRIKEEYPDALLFYRMGDFYELFFEDAEKASRELQIALTSRNPHADHPVPMCGVPHHAKNEYLKQLLEKGFKIAICDQVEDPKEAKGLVKREVTRVLTPGTVVEDLVHDQGENQFLAALFLDDQSGGGLAWADCTTGEWTGLVSRDPDVLWQWVGKVAPRELLLPRDCRIPAGQGQMTARVTHVPIAGYFDPKGAQDRVLRAQQVASLDVLDLADKPLLVRCCGAIVAYLTQTQKQDLTCLAPFSPLHLSGQVMLDEVTERNLELFTRMDGRKGKGTLLHVMDQTMTPMGKRLLGKRLHQPFKDLAPIEANQEVVRLFFNDPELTDKVRAALDTVYDVERLSTRIYLNRCTPKDFVALRQSLSRFPRLQELLQEVAQPPRLLKKVLAGWDNLEALGELLQRALLDNPNHLITEGGLFKQGFDAQLDELIELTEHGEATLTRLRDKEQQENHLSKLKLGFNRVFGYYFELSKASKEPVPEHFIRRQTLVNSERYITQELKELEEKLLSAAQKRKSREYDLFTRLREQVAAMRDRFMAMAGILAQIDYWQGLGHAARRWSWVAPRLHTGLELSIKGGRHPVVEAVQGSASYIPNDLHMGEDGKVLLVTGPNMAGKSTVLRQTALIMIMAQMGSLVPAEQAYLGLCDRIFSRVGASDNLAQGQSTFMVEMSETARILRQAGKRSLIILDEIGRGTSTFDGLSLAWAVVEELARRQGGIRTLFATHYHELTGLEGDIDQVRNLNIAVKEWKGEIIFLRRLVPGPADRSYGIEVARLAGVPMPVVQRAREILEQLEKSSKRQHGQAVREMVTREPLLPGLAGTQADDAPHAPQSPDLHPIVRELQNMDIDGLTPLEALTILSKWKQHVHNR